The Pseudomonadota bacterium genome window below encodes:
- a CDS encoding ABC transporter permease, whose product MTAIESLGRIQQSAPVGFSARRVGAMVLRHLYLLRGSWVRLAELAYWPLMQMVVWGFITQFFMTNSNWVAQATGVLLAAALLWDVLFRSQLGVSMSFLEELWSRNLGNLFVTPLKPYEFGISLLVMSVIRTLLGMLPAALLAIPLYHYSVFTLGLPLIAFFSCLMAMGWSIGLAVSGLVLRYGMGAESLAWVTIFAFAPVSGVYYPISVLPGWLQYVAWATPSAYVFEGMRAVLFQNQFRWDLLAGAVVVDGLYMVAGIWCFLLGFAHARRAGKLLQQGE is encoded by the coding sequence ATGACCGCCATCGAATCCCTGGGCCGGATCCAGCAGTCCGCACCGGTCGGCTTCTCCGCCCGCCGCGTCGGCGCCATGGTGCTGCGTCATCTTTATCTCCTGCGCGGCTCCTGGGTCAGGCTCGCCGAGCTCGCCTATTGGCCGCTGATGCAGATGGTCGTCTGGGGCTTCATCACCCAGTTCTTCATGACCAATTCCAACTGGGTGGCGCAGGCGACGGGGGTCCTCTTGGCCGCCGCCCTGCTCTGGGACGTGCTGTTCAGGAGCCAGCTCGGCGTCTCCATGTCGTTCCTGGAGGAGCTGTGGAGCCGCAATCTCGGCAATCTCTTCGTCACACCCTTGAAGCCCTACGAGTTCGGCATCTCGCTCCTGGTGATGAGCGTGATCCGCACGCTCCTCGGCATGCTGCCGGCGGCCTTGCTCGCCATCCCGCTCTATCACTATTCGGTGTTCACGCTCGGCTTGCCGCTCATCGCCTTCTTTAGCTGCCTCATGGCGATGGGCTGGTCGATCGGGCTCGCGGTCTCGGGCCTCGTGCTGCGCTACGGCATGGGCGCGGAGAGCCTCGCCTGGGTCACCATCTTCGCCTTCGCCCCGGTGAGCGGCGTCTACTATCCCATCTCGGTGCTGCCGGGCTGGCTGCAATACGTGGCATGGGCGACGCCGTCCGCCTATGTGTTCGAAGGCATGCGCGCCGTGCTGTTTCAGAACCAGTTCCGCTGGGATCTGCTGGCGGGCGCGGTCGTCGTCGACGGGCTTTATATGGTTGCCGGAATCTGGTGCTTCCTCCTGGGCTTCGCCCATGCCCGGCGCGCCGGCAAGCTGCTGCAGCAGGGCGAGTGA
- a CDS encoding ABC transporter ATP-binding protein: MSRAAIEVLRLTKSFAAVTAVDDVSFVVPMGATIGLLGGNGAGKTTTLSMLLGLLEPSAGRITVLGEDMLRRPAAVLPRMNFSSPYVDLPHRLTVRQNLTVYGLLYGIRHIRRRIDALAADLGLADLLERQTGTLSAGQKTRAQLAKALINEPSLLLFDEPTASLDPDTGDWVRGYLETYRRRVGATLLIASHNMGEVERLCDHVLMMRAGRIVDEGAPADLVRRYGRQTLEQVFLDIARRPDEAAPTAAPRPAAAQ; the protein is encoded by the coding sequence ATGTCTCGAGCCGCGATCGAAGTCTTGCGTTTGACCAAGAGCTTCGCCGCCGTCACCGCGGTGGACGATGTGTCCTTCGTCGTGCCCATGGGCGCCACCATCGGGCTGTTGGGCGGCAATGGCGCCGGCAAGACCACGACGCTTTCGATGCTGCTCGGCTTGCTGGAGCCGAGCGCCGGCCGGATCACCGTGCTCGGAGAGGACATGCTGCGCCGGCCGGCGGCGGTGCTGCCGCGCATGAACTTTTCCAGCCCCTATGTCGATCTGCCGCATCGGCTGACGGTGCGCCAGAACCTGACCGTATACGGGCTCCTCTACGGCATCCGGCACATCCGGCGGCGCATCGACGCGCTCGCGGCCGATCTCGGTCTCGCGGATCTCCTCGAGCGCCAGACCGGCACGCTGTCGGCCGGGCAGAAGACCCGCGCCCAGCTCGCCAAGGCGCTGATCAACGAGCCGTCGCTGCTGCTGTTCGACGAGCCGACGGCATCGCTTGATCCCGATACCGGCGACTGGGTGCGCGGCTATCTCGAAACCTATCGCCGTCGTGTCGGCGCCACGCTCCTCATCGCCTCCCACAATATGGGCGAGGTCGAGCGCCTGTGCGACCATGTGCTGATGATGCGCGCCGGACGCATCGTCGATGAAGGCGCCCCCGCCGACCTCGTCCGCCGCTACGGCAGGCAGACGCTGGAGCAGGTCTTCCTCGACATCGCGCGCCGGCCCGACGAGGCGGCCCCGACAGCCGCGCCAAGACCGGCGGCCGCGCAATGA